GCGGGTTTTGAGACGAACGACGCCAAAGGCATGAGAGACCATCTGGCTTCCATCGGCGTTACCGTACCCACTGCCGTAACGAAGAATGAAGAAGGCGATCTAAGCTTCAACATCACAGAGCCGTCCGGGTTCACGATCCAGATCGTTCAGTACATGCCGGGCAGCAAGGTGACGGCGACCAAAGGCAAGTTCATGCCCGCCACTCGCATCTCCGACCACATCGACCATATCGGTCTTCTGGTCAAAGACAAGGAAACCACCTGGAAGTTCTATACCGACGCCTTTGGATTCACCAAGGAAGGTGACGGCTCCAAGATGGCTGTACCGGGCAGCGCTGATCGATTTGAGGTCGGCTGGGAGAAGCGGAAACCTGAAGAGGCGCGCTTCCATATTAAGGACCACATCTGCCTCTCGAACGCAAACGTGCCGAAGATGACAGCTGAAATCGCGGCCAGGCCTCAGATGAAGCAGTTTCCCGATGCGATTGCTGATGTGCATCAGTTGCCGAATGGAAAGAACGTGGTCGAGATCTACGACCTGAACAAGAATCGCGTCGAAGTCATGGAGCCTCCGAAGGCAGGCGACGTCGCCACGGCCGGCGCAGACCCCGCAGACTCCCAGCCCGATGGAGGCTCCAGGAAAGGCTCAAAAGGCGGAACCAAAGGAGCGCCGCGTAAGGTTGAGCTGCCGCATCCGTTCTACTGGGCCGCTACCGATGCACTGCGAGGCGACTGGCAAGGGACCGGCGGGCTCGTCGCCCAGGTTGTTCCCATCATGGACAAGATCTACTCCAAGGAAGACCTGATCCCGCAACAAGACGACAACGCCAAGTACGAAGTCCACCTCTTCAAACAGTTTGACCAGCCGCATGACATTCCCGTAGCCGCGCTGAATGGGACACTCGCCAACGGTGTCCTTCCGCTGGAAGGTGATGGCTGGACGGGCTCGATTGAAAACGGGCATTTGAAGGCTAAGAACGGAGATCAGAGCATCGATCTGCAGCACATCACGCGCTCGTCTCCGACGCTCGGCATGAAACCGCCTCAAGGCGCCATCGTCCTGTTTGACGGAAAGAATATGGATGAGTGGTCG
This portion of the Edaphobacter sp. 4G125 genome encodes:
- a CDS encoding family 16 glycoside hydrolase, with the translated sequence MKTRLLKSALFLMLSVIFHPDLRAQEKPRIIGMAHMAYYVSDLKQARDYYEGFLGFQEAFTLKNRDGSDHVVFIKINDHQFIQLYAEPVKNYGYIHDAGFETNDAKGMRDHLASIGVTVPTAVTKNEEGDLSFNITEPSGFTIQIVQYMPGSKVTATKGKFMPATRISDHIDHIGLLVKDKETTWKFYTDAFGFTKEGDGSKMAVPGSADRFEVGWEKRKPEEARFHIKDHICLSNANVPKMTAEIAARPQMKQFPDAIADVHQLPNGKNVVEIYDLNKNRVEVMEPPKAGDVATAGADPADSQPDGGSRKGSKGGTKGAPRKVELPHPFYWAATDALRGDWQGTGGLVAQVVPIMDKIYSKEDLIPQQDDNAKYEVHLFKQFDQPHDIPVAALNGTLANGVLPLEGDGWTGSIENGHLKAKNGDQSIDLQHITRSSPTLGMKPPQGAIVLFDGKNMDEWSKMMEKEWLKEDGPCKWHLVPGDAVESVPRTGNCISKRTFGDAKIHVEFRTIGGPTNSGVYIQDRYEANINETYGSLTANPNGQFDNSIATKPGIRASRPVLEWQTFDIDFKAPRFDATGQKTADAKVTLMLNGEPLYNDHILGPVTLNAAKLGEASKGPIQLQEHGMPVQFRNIWVLETSQ